A part of Eriocheir sinensis breed Jianghai 21 chromosome 51, ASM2467909v1, whole genome shotgun sequence genomic DNA contains:
- the LOC126982723 gene encoding RWD domain-containing protein 4-like produces the protein MKEEHEEEREVLQSIYEGDENYSMINDSTFQYKYGEEGHNRSFLVEISWGPEYPDQTPTITLDLFYNKHLLPSVKEKITAELQKQAEVNLGMSMTFTLFEWLKEAKDELLEAQPEEAALPGVSQVIGDVGRLSVDDASEGKKEKKEQLTKAQKRRLWDRQNAAGERARGYNWVDIVKHLSQTGGSKNDG, from the exons ATGAAGGAGGAACacgaggaggagcgggaggtgcTGCAGTCCATCTACGAGGGAGACGAGAACTACTCCATGATCAATGACTCAACCTTTCAGTATAAG TATGGCGAGGAGGGCCACAACAGGTCCTTCCTGGTGGAGATCAGCTGGGGGCCTGAGTACCCTGACCAGACGCCCACCATCACCCTCGACCTCTTCTACAACAAACACCT aTTGCCGTCAGTGAAAGAGAAGATCACGGCAGAGCTACAGAAACAGGCGGAGGTCAACCTTGGTATGAGCATGACCTTCACTCTCTTTGAATGGCTGAAGGAGGCCAAGGATGAGCTTCTCGAGGCCCAGCCCGAGGAGGCGGCCCTTCCAGGCGTGTCTCAAGTGATCGGTGATGTGGGGAGGTTATCGGTGGATGATGCGAGTGAG ggcaagaaggagaagaaagagcagtTAACAAAGGCTCAGAAGCGGCGGCTGTGGGACCGCCAGAATGCCGCCGGGGAGCGAGCGCGCGGCTACAACTGGGTGGACATTGTCAAGCACCTCTCACAGACCGGCGGCTCCAAGAATGACGGATAG